One Aegilops tauschii subsp. strangulata cultivar AL8/78 chromosome 7, Aet v6.0, whole genome shotgun sequence genomic window carries:
- the LOC109765556 gene encoding uncharacterized protein, with the protein MAMRCALTSLPARLRSPAVVASGTRRLLSDGKGRVLSEEERAKENVYIQKMERERREKLKKKLEQEKDAADKAKSGADGKKAEGTN; encoded by the exons ATGGCGATGAGATGCGCGCTGACCTCCCTCCCCGCGCGCCTCCGGTCCCCGGCGGTGGTCGCCAGCGGGACCCGGCGCCTTCTGAGTGACGGGAAGGGGCGCGTGCTCAGCGAGGAGGAGCGCGCCAAGGAGAACGTCTACATCCAG AAGATGGAGAGGGAGAGGCGGGAGAAGCTCAAGAAAAAGCTCGAACAGGAGAAGGATGCGGCCGACAAGGCTAAGTCCGGCGCCGACGGCAAG